Part of the Tolypothrix sp. PCC 7910 genome, AACCCAACAATCAAATTCATGTAGATATAAATTTGCTAGCATTCCCGAAAGTACACCACCTTGAGGAATACCCTGAGTTCTAATAATTCTTTGTTTATTTAGAATGGGCTTGCGACGATGAAAAAATCGGTATCCATATATTTTGCCATGTTGATTTTTATGTGGAAGTCCACCAGTTTTGATAAACCGTTTCAATAATTTAGTAGCCGGAGTATCTTGACCAAGCTTTCTCTCTATAATTTCAAAAAGATATTCGTGAGATAACCTATCAAAAAATTTTACTATATCCGCATCTAAGGCAAATATAAAACCTTGTTTGATATAACCATGAATCAAGCTTGCTGCATAGGGTGCAGACTTTCCCTTTCTATACGCACAAGAAACTTTATCCAGTATAGGTGTCGCTCGAAAATCTTTTTCTATCTCTGTATAAATAGCATCATACAAGACTTTTTGAACGATAACATCACGTATGCTAGCGATCGATAAAATTCGCTTTCCACCAGATGGCTTATCTTTTTCTATCTGTCGAAAAGTATAAAACTGATATGTACCTTTAAGTAATCTATTTGATAGCAGCTGACACCGTAAGTCAAGCTCCTTCTTGAAGGTTTGGTAAGAAATACCATCTACCCCCATCTGAACTTTTGGCTCACCTTGCTGCAAGAAATCCGTTTTTTGTCGTTCGTAAGCTTCAAAGGCAGCCTTTAGCTTCTCAGGCTGAAAGTACTCAGTGAGTAACTCGTCCAAGCCCTTGGACATATTTTTATTTTGTAGTGATTTAATTACTTGGAAGTGCTTACTGCTAAGGCGGACAGAGAACGCTAGGCACTTCCTCAACCTGTCTCCTCTACTATGGTGTAGAGTATAACCATTACCTATTATTTCTAATAGGTATAAAGAAACTCCCTAGTAAGGTGGATCTTTGTTATGTCTTCCTACTGTGTAGTTTATCACAGATTGGAACAGCTACCCTCTTGGTTAAGACGCTTTTAGGCATCTTAAGGCAGGTTCTAAGACCTAACCAAGCATTATTAGACAGCATATCATCAGCTACTCACCAATTGCTTATAACTAGAATTTTCTATACCAAAAAAACATAAATTAAGTATTATCACCCTAAAGAGGATAGAGTAAATTCATTAAAATCATTCCACTAGACTTGCTAAAATAATTTATGTCCCAACAAACTCCTGAGTATATTCACGTAGAAATGCCTACCATTCAGCAACTTATAAGCATGGGTTGGCAGTATATAGAAGGCAGTTGGGACAATCCAGCAATTACTGAACGAGACAACTTTAAGCAAGTTCTACTGACACAACGCATCAAAGCTGCTATCAAACGCATCAACTTAGACGAAAACGGCAACCCTTGGCTAGATGATATCCAAGTTCAAACCGCAGTCAGTCAGTTAGAACGCCTGGGGGCAAATAGATTAATGGAAGCCAACCAAGCGGCTACGGAATTGCTACTTAAAGGCACTACAGTTTTAGGGCAAGACGGCAAACAGCACACGGTTCATTTTATTGAATTTGATCCCGAACATTGCGATCGCAACGATTTTCTCGCCATCAATCAATACAGAGTAGATCCGCCTTGGGCAACAGGTAATCGAGGATTTATCGTCCCAGACATCGTACTACTTGTTAACGGCATCCCTCTAGTAGTGATTGAATGCAAAAGCCCCAGGCTAGATAACCCGATAACCGAAGCAATTCAAGACTTATTAAAATACTCCAACCAACGGGGTAGCAGTCAACCAGAAGGCGCAGAAAAATTATTCCACTACAATCTGTTGATGATAGCAGCCTCTAGAGGACGGGCAGCAGCCGGAACCATCGGCGCAAATTATGAACATTATGTTGAGTGGAAAGATACCATTCCCAGTCCCCAAGCGGAAATTGCTACACAATTAGGCGTTGCGGAATTGAATTTTCGCCAAACCCTCATCGCCGGGATGTTGAAACCAGCTAATCTGATCGACATCCTGCATAATTTCACCTTATTTAAAACTAGCGGCGGACGTACTATCAAAATAGTTCCCCGTTACCAGCAATATCGGGCAGTATATAAAGCATTGCAACGACTTCAACACAACCAGACTCGCGCCCAACATGGCACAGATGACCAACGCGGTGGGATTATCTGGCATACCCAAGGATCGGGTAAAAGCCTGACAATGGTTTACCTAATTCGGAAAATTCGCACCATCCGAGAATTACGCCGCTTTAAAATTGTTGTGGTCACTGACCGTCGAGATTTAGAAAAACAACTTGCAGATACCGCCGTCCTCACTGGAGAACCATTACAAAAAGCGAAAACCGTTAAAAAGCTAGAACAATACTTGCAACAACCGGGTGCTG contains:
- a CDS encoding reverse transcriptase domain-containing protein, translated to MSKGLDELLTEYFQPEKLKAAFEAYERQKTDFLQQGEPKVQMGVDGISYQTFKKELDLRCQLLSNRLLKGTYQFYTFRQIEKDKPSGGKRILSIASIRDVIVQKVLYDAIYTEIEKDFRATPILDKVSCAYRKGKSAPYAASLIHGYIKQGFIFALDADIVKFFDRLSHEYLFEIIERKLGQDTPATKLLKRFIKTGGLPHKNQHGKIYGYRFFHRRKPILNKQRIIRTQGIPQGGVLSGMLANLYLHEFDCWVINDLAKKYPLRYVRYADDFVILLKQEELIALVNKEVAQKLQEIKLELHIDKNKTKSVDIAKDSLEFVGFQFNLEHIKIKPRNILRFQERITEKINKELSYKTGKNVKHRFSFFIKYVINRKVTGRGEKICDVCGGVLGERVKSWMGFFMVITDIQQIRELDKWIRKEVSKHFYKQYQLRLNKSDFKKAGLITLEQEYYRLHKRKSCSCEKCNSSSGSINDSNPVKNTEVRQTLCWNFIWNFLERIFKKLFPL